A DNA window from Cystobacter ferrugineus contains the following coding sequences:
- a CDS encoding DUF6748 domain-containing protein, with amino-acid sequence MSPRRPLLAATLALGLLAGCSRNAPPPESKPSESGGTPPAQTDKPADTPPAGGTPAETAATRETATYYVRDSGIRCIAPPCPAFIATRVDKPDEDGLQVTELDLNALGLSQEKIDSLMEATHTAPGIKVEGILGIGASVGPAGPAKILRISRVLESK; translated from the coding sequence ATGAGCCCACGCCGTCCGCTGTTGGCAGCCACCCTCGCATTGGGCCTGCTCGCTGGATGCAGCCGCAATGCGCCGCCCCCGGAGTCCAAGCCCTCCGAGTCGGGCGGGACGCCCCCCGCGCAGACCGACAAGCCCGCCGACACTCCGCCGGCCGGAGGCACCCCGGCCGAGACTGCCGCGACCCGGGAGACCGCCACCTATTACGTCCGGGACAGCGGCATCCGCTGCATCGCTCCGCCCTGCCCGGCCTTCATCGCCACCCGGGTGGACAAGCCCGACGAGGATGGGCTTCAGGTCACCGAGCTCGACCTCAACGCGCTGGGCCTCAGCCAGGAGAAGATCGACAGCCTGATGGAGGCGACCCACACGGCCCCCGGTATCAAGGTGGAGGGCATCCTGGGCATCGGCGCGAGCGTCGGCCCCGCTGGCCCCGCCAAGATCCTGCGCATCAGCCGGGTCCTCGAGAGCAAGTAG
- a CDS encoding type VI immunity family protein, whose product MTKPYPRIRQYDNDGHLDLREGLVLCFFMRRPHNEISQAVMRALDIYLNAVGPEKLGWTLEPESDDDPYEEGVETVMRPLDSAQWASVRDKIRDPISCLLQLEEHENQVGGFHVEYHGIQRTTLELPTWSQAASALSFWLPTEYLEEKGPSQVRDMAVAMARELPINSGYVSLAFNYLFRFRDVVRAVHENCFRYPGLDVHDLSDASMELGTRVRGAYWLNFYGQPLLGQLGGAEGLRQQLDSPQVSVEELGEGKVLVALGKEPTIGEVEQKGELHPYRALARVLEPFLHQQKPDWFSFSLEQLRHWERRFMT is encoded by the coding sequence ATGACCAAGCCATATCCGAGAATCAGACAATACGACAATGACGGCCATTTGGATCTACGCGAGGGGCTGGTGCTTTGCTTCTTCATGCGGCGTCCGCACAATGAAATATCACAAGCGGTCATGCGCGCCCTGGACATCTACCTAAATGCGGTAGGACCCGAAAAGCTAGGCTGGACTCTGGAGCCAGAGAGCGACGACGACCCCTATGAAGAGGGCGTCGAGACGGTCATGCGTCCACTGGACAGCGCGCAGTGGGCAAGCGTTCGAGACAAGATACGTGACCCCATCAGTTGCCTCCTCCAGTTGGAAGAGCACGAAAATCAGGTGGGAGGATTCCATGTCGAGTACCACGGAATCCAGCGCACCACCCTCGAACTTCCCACCTGGTCACAGGCAGCCAGCGCACTGTCCTTCTGGTTGCCCACGGAGTACCTGGAGGAGAAGGGCCCCTCGCAAGTCAGGGACATGGCCGTGGCGATGGCACGCGAGCTTCCCATCAACTCAGGCTACGTCAGTCTCGCCTTCAACTACCTTTTTCGGTTCCGAGACGTCGTCCGTGCGGTACACGAAAATTGCTTCCGCTACCCGGGGCTGGATGTACATGACCTGAGCGACGCGTCCATGGAACTCGGCACACGGGTTCGTGGGGCGTACTGGTTGAACTTCTACGGACAGCCGCTTCTCGGACAACTCGGCGGGGCGGAAGGTCTTCGCCAGCAACTCGATTCACCCCAGGTTTCCGTCGAAGAACTCGGGGAAGGAAAGGTTCTGGTGGCGCTCGGGAAGGAACCAACGATAGGGGAAGTGGAGCAGAAGGGCGAACTGCATCCGTACCGGGCCCTGGCCCGGGTGCTGGAGCCCTTTCTGCATCAGCAGAAACCGGATTGGTTCAGTTTTTCCCTGGAGCAACTGCGTCACTGGGAGCGCCGATTCATGACCTGA
- a CDS encoding DUF1993 domain-containing protein, with protein MDISIYQASIPSLCLMLRNLSQILHKAATFAEKERMSPESLLERRLAPDMFPLSRQVEIIVSGARGCAARLAGRIDPNDESPEFAVFNRGAEQSFGERLTSFAALQTLIQEALGYLETLSREEIDDAPERPVSVAKPGEVRVFDNPRSFVLQCVLPNLYFHVTVVYALLRSAGVALGKQDFEGAPAYQVMNRRSQ; from the coding sequence ATGGACATTTCCATCTACCAGGCCAGCATCCCCTCCTTGTGCCTCATGCTGCGGAATCTGAGCCAGATCCTGCACAAGGCAGCCACCTTCGCCGAGAAGGAGCGGATGAGCCCGGAGTCGCTCCTGGAGCGGCGTCTCGCTCCGGACATGTTTCCTCTCTCGAGACAGGTGGAAATCATCGTCTCCGGTGCGAGGGGCTGTGCCGCCCGGTTGGCCGGCCGCATCGACCCGAACGATGAGTCCCCCGAGTTCGCGGTCTTCAACCGCGGCGCCGAGCAGTCCTTCGGAGAGCGATTGACGTCATTCGCCGCCTTGCAGACGCTCATCCAGGAGGCGCTCGGCTATCTGGAGACCCTCTCGCGGGAGGAGATCGACGACGCGCCAGAACGGCCCGTCTCGGTGGCCAAGCCGGGAGAGGTTCGTGTCTTCGATAACCCCCGGTCCTTCGTCCTCCAGTGCGTTCTGCCGAATCTCTATTTCCACGTGACCGTGGTGTACGCCTTGTTGAGATCAGCGGGAGTCGCTCTGGGGAAACAGGACTTCGAGGGCGCCCCGGCATATCAGGTCATGAATCGGCGCTCCCAGTGA